A genome region from Microbacterium terricola includes the following:
- a CDS encoding ABC transporter substrate-binding protein, producing MRLRTSLAVVGIATALVLTGCAGAGTDDNTSNEGTGQGTVALTIAKPDGAISTESNNPYLGDSSAAKYGYGKVIFESLALVNPTGDLGTTPWLAESVTWNDDYTQLTAKARSGVKWSDGEDFTAEDIAFSYKQVLDGKLNDTNALDLKAVTVDGDTVTLDFNSSKFTQQARVLHFQIVPEHIWADIADPNTDPLTGEGQVVGTGPYVMDSWTTESVTLTANPDYWGGELAVPELHYVSYGDNAALTTALATGEADWAQAFIPQIEDSYLSADPDNQFLVSPTAGAGTLFMNLQTKPFNDPALRQALAWTIDRQAYVDIAREGASEAVWSVTGLGSLLEDEIAPEYAGQDYSVDVDKAKAVLTDAGYTWKDEALIDPDGEAVTFSISVPAGWSDWNTEQALIAEELKEGLGIEVKVDQPDWGGWDAARQEGTFQAIIHWLEDTGNAYGLYTSTMDPKWIVDDKAAFNFGRYDDPAVTEALNTYANASSDEDRTAALEVIQTAFVEDVPAIPLGAHPLLGEFNTRNYVGWPSEDDQYSSADPTQPAIVQILTKLQPAE from the coding sequence ATGAGGCTCAGAACCTCCCTCGCTGTCGTCGGCATCGCGACGGCACTGGTGCTCACCGGCTGCGCCGGCGCCGGCACCGACGACAACACCAGCAACGAAGGCACCGGGCAGGGAACCGTCGCGCTCACGATCGCGAAGCCGGACGGCGCCATCAGCACCGAGTCGAACAACCCGTACCTGGGTGACTCGTCGGCCGCCAAGTACGGCTACGGCAAGGTCATCTTCGAGTCGCTCGCCCTCGTCAACCCGACCGGCGACCTCGGCACCACGCCGTGGCTGGCCGAGTCCGTGACCTGGAACGACGACTACACGCAGCTCACGGCCAAGGCCCGCAGCGGCGTGAAGTGGAGCGACGGCGAGGACTTCACGGCTGAGGACATCGCGTTCTCGTACAAGCAGGTCCTCGACGGCAAGCTCAACGACACCAACGCGCTGGACCTCAAGGCGGTCACCGTCGACGGTGACACCGTGACCCTCGACTTCAACAGCTCCAAGTTCACGCAGCAGGCGCGCGTGCTGCACTTCCAGATCGTGCCCGAGCACATCTGGGCGGACATCGCAGACCCGAACACCGACCCCCTCACGGGTGAGGGTCAGGTCGTCGGCACCGGCCCGTACGTCATGGACTCGTGGACGACCGAGTCGGTCACCCTCACCGCGAACCCCGACTACTGGGGCGGCGAGCTGGCGGTTCCCGAGCTGCACTACGTCTCGTACGGCGACAACGCGGCGCTCACCACCGCGCTGGCCACCGGCGAGGCCGACTGGGCTCAGGCGTTCATCCCGCAGATCGAGGACAGCTACCTGTCGGCCGACCCCGACAACCAGTTCCTCGTCTCGCCCACCGCGGGCGCGGGCACGCTGTTCATGAACCTGCAGACCAAGCCGTTCAACGACCCGGCCCTGCGCCAGGCGCTGGCATGGACGATCGACCGTCAGGCCTACGTCGACATCGCCCGCGAGGGCGCGAGCGAGGCGGTCTGGAGCGTGACCGGTCTCGGCAGCCTGCTCGAGGACGAGATCGCCCCCGAGTACGCCGGCCAGGACTACTCGGTCGACGTCGACAAGGCCAAGGCCGTCCTCACGGACGCCGGCTACACCTGGAAGGACGAGGCTCTGATCGACCCGGACGGCGAGGCCGTCACGTTCTCGATCTCGGTCCCCGCCGGCTGGAGCGACTGGAACACCGAGCAGGCGCTCATTGCCGAAGAGCTCAAGGAAGGCCTCGGCATCGAGGTCAAGGTCGACCAGCCTGACTGGGGCGGCTGGGACGCCGCTCGCCAGGAGGGCACCTTCCAGGCGATCATCCACTGGCTCGAGGACACGGGCAACGCCTACGGCCTCTACACCTCCACGATGGACCCGAAGTGGATCGTCGACGACAAGGCGGCCTTCAACTTCGGCCGCTACGACGACCCGGCGGTCACCGAGGCGCTGAACACGTACGCGAACGCGTCGTCGGACGAGGACCGCACCGCGGCGCTCGAGGTCATCCAGACCGCGTTCGTCGAGGACGTCCCGGCGATCCCGCTCGGTGCTCACCCGCTCCTGGGCGAGTTCAACACGCGCAACTACGTCGGATGGCCGTCGGAGGACGACCAGTACTCCTCGGCTGACCCGACGCAGCCGGCGATCGTGCAGATCCTGACCAAGCTGCAGCCCGCCGAGTGA
- a CDS encoding TetR/AcrR family transcriptional regulator, whose product MVDSRRQTRSRPETLVRRKEIIKVAAEVFGAKGYAGGTLVEIAEHVGMTHAGILHHFGSKDQLLLEVLDYRDETDVEDLEERHIPGGAELFRHLIRTATKNAERAGIVQSFVVLSAESVTDDHPAREFFRSRYETLRGEIERAFRSMCDEAGVAEPQKVADAAAAILAAMDGLQVQWLLQQDAVDLARSTEFAIEAIVSAVLHPQPAPLA is encoded by the coding sequence ATGGTGGATTCGCGCAGGCAGACGCGGTCGCGCCCGGAGACGCTCGTTCGTCGCAAGGAGATCATAAAGGTCGCGGCTGAGGTCTTCGGTGCCAAGGGGTACGCCGGGGGAACCCTCGTCGAGATCGCGGAGCACGTGGGCATGACCCACGCCGGAATCCTGCACCACTTCGGGTCGAAGGATCAGCTCCTCCTCGAGGTGCTCGACTACCGCGATGAGACCGATGTCGAAGACCTCGAGGAGCGCCACATCCCCGGCGGCGCCGAGCTCTTCCGTCACCTGATCCGCACGGCGACGAAGAACGCCGAGCGCGCGGGCATCGTGCAGTCGTTCGTCGTGCTGTCGGCCGAGTCGGTCACCGACGATCACCCGGCCCGGGAGTTCTTCCGCAGTCGCTACGAGACGCTGCGCGGCGAGATCGAGCGCGCCTTCCGCAGCATGTGCGACGAGGCGGGCGTCGCGGAGCCGCAGAAGGTCGCGGATGCGGCCGCCGCGATCCTGGCCGCGATGGACGGCCTGCAGGTGCAGTGGCTGCTGCAGCAGGACGCCGTGGACCTCGCGCGCAGCACCGAGTTCGCGATCGAGGCGATCGTCTCCGCCGTGCTGCATCCGCAGCCGGCACCCCTGGCCTGA